One Manihot esculenta cultivar AM560-2 chromosome 18, M.esculenta_v8, whole genome shotgun sequence genomic window carries:
- the LOC110606921 gene encoding probable serine/threonine-protein kinase At1g01540, whose product MSNHSFLSDQMSKRTSIFGLRLWVVIGICVGAAIVLVLFLISLWFTSKRNKNNNTAAQSKFKSSINNPTIPSVSKEIQEIRLDPSHLAPVPKPLSPDPVPESEPVLLLQYEEGTSPVGERNRIHIEIGKDHRISYPERAGGSGHGSGETRSGARSGDQAGASIAVPEVSHLGWGHWYTLRELEVSTNGFADENVIGEGGYGIVYSGIMEDNTKVAVKNLLNNRGQAEKEFKVEVEAIGRVRHKNLVRLLGYCAEGAHRMLVYEYVDNGNLEQWLHGDVGPCSPLTWEIRMNIILGTAKGLTYLHEGLEPKVVHRDIKSSNILLDKQWNAKVSDFGLAKLLGSERSYVTTRVMGTFGYVAPEYASTGMLNERSDVYSFGILLMEIISGRSPVDYSRPPGEVNLVDWLKTMVTNRNAEGVLDPRLPEKPSTRALKRALLVALRCVDPNAQKRPKMGHVIHMLEADEFPFRDDRRTGREHGRTHCDVEKTDKRVTESGDSSGYESGARTNRSLWRKQDPEEQ is encoded by the exons ATGTCTAATCATTCTTTCTTGAGCGATCAGATGTCCAAGAGAACCTCAATCTTCGGTTTACGTTTGTGGGTGGTAATTGGTATCTGTGTTGGGGCTGCCATAGTTCTTGTTCTGTTCCTTATTTCTCTCTGGTTCACTTCTAAACGCAACAAGAATAACAATACTGCCGCACAATCTAAATTCAAGTCATCTATCAATAATCCCACAATCCCCAGCGTCTCCAAGGAAATTCAGGAGATACGCTTAGACCCTTCGCACCTGGCACCTGTCCCTAAACCGCTTAGCCCGGACCCAGTGCCGGAATCGGAACCAGTCCTGCTTCTACAGTATGAAGAGGGTACTAGTCCGGTCGGTGAGCGAAACAGAATTCACATTGAGATTGGGAAGGATCACAGAATATCGTATCCGGAGCGTGCTGGTGGGTCGGGCCATGGAAGCGGAGAGACCCGGTCCGGTGCTCGTTCCGGTGATCAGGCCGGTGCATCTATCGCGGTACCAGAAGTTTCACATTTGGGGTGGGGCCATTGGTACACTCTTAGAGAGCTTGAGGTCTCTACCAATGGTTTTGCTGATGAGAATGTGATTGGCGAAGGTGGGTATGGGATCGTTTACAGTGGTATCATGGAGGATAATACTAAAGTTGCTGTCAAGAATTTGCTTAACAATAG GGGACAAGCTGAGAAGGAGTTTAAGGTAGAAGTAGAAGCAATTGGTCGGGTTCGGCACAAGAATTTGGTGAGGCTGCTTGGTTATTGTGCTGAAGGAGCTCATAG GATGCTTGTTTACGAGTATGTTGACAATGGAAACTTAGAACAGTGGCTTCATGGAGATGTTGGACCTTGCAGCCCTCTTACATGGGAGATTCGCATGAATATAATACTTGGAACAGCAAAAGG GTTGACATACCTGCATGAAGGACTTGAACCAAAGGTTGTTCATCGTGATATAAAATCAAGCAACATTTTACTAGATAAGCAGTGGAATGCTAAAGTATCAGACTTTGGCCTCGCAAAACTCTTAGGCTCAGAACGGAGTTATGTGACCACTCGTGTAATGGGGACATTTGG ATATGTGGCACCAGAATATGCCAGTACAGGCATGCTGAATGAGAGAAGTGATGTATACAGTTTTGGGATTCTTCTCATGGAAATCATTTCTGGAAGAAGCCCAGTCGATTACAGCCGCCCTCCAGGAGAG GTGAACCTAGTTGATTGGCTTAAAACAATGGTGACAAATCGGAatgcagagggagttttggaccCTAGGTTACCAGAAAAACCTTCTACAAGAGCACTGAAGCGTGCCCTTTTAGTAGCTCTTCGCTGTGTGGACCCAAATGCACAAAAGAGGCCAAAGATGGGGCATGTGATACATATGCTTGAAGCTGATGAGTTCCCCTTCCGAGAT GACCGCAGAACTGGAAGGGAACACGGGCGAACTCATTGTGATGTTGAGAAAACAGATAAACGTGTAACTGAATCAGGGGACAGCAGTGGTTACGAAAGTGGTGCCCGAACCAATAGATCATTGTGGAGAAAACAAGATCCTGAAGAACAGTAA